Below is a window of uncultured Sphaerochaeta sp. DNA.
GAAGGCATGACTGGAGGCAAGGGCTGGATTGTCATCGCCTTGGTTATCTTCTCCACCTGGAATCCGGCGCGTGTAGTAATCGGAACACTGGTTTTTGGTGGTATCACCAGTCTGCAGTTCAGCCTACAGGCTGCTGGACTGAAGATGGTCATCCCAAGCCAATTCCTTGGATTCTCGCCGTATCTGATCACACTTGTTGCTTTGGCGGCCATGACCATCATCAACCAGAAGAAAAAAGGCTCATTTGCCTCTCCTTCTGCCTTGGGAACGTCGTTTGCCATCGACGACAAATAATTGCATAGTTTTTTCTGCCATCAAGAGGGGACCTTCGGGTCCCCTTCTCCTTGCTTGCACACCTGCTTGCAAACAAGTACCATGCTTCCATGAAAAAGACCAACGCGATGAGGATCCTGGAGGCACAAGCCATTCCCTATGAGGTAGTGGAATACACATGGGATGAAGAGCACCTGGATGCAGTGCATGCGAGTGAGGTTGCAGGTTTGGAACCTTCTCAGGTTTTCAAGACAATCGTGCTAGAGGATAGTGAGAAGCAGATATTTGTATTCTGCCTTCCTGCAGACTTCTCTGTCAGCCTGAAGAAAGTGAGAGCATTGACGGGTAGCAAGGATATAGCGTTATTGAAGCTTGACCGATTGCAGTCTGTCACTGGGTATATTCGTGGAGGTTGCAGCCCCTTGGGAATGAAAAGACAATTCCCCACCTTCATCGAGGAAGTCGCCCAGATGGAACCGTATATCCATGTGAGTGCAGGAATACGTGGTCTGCAGCTGAAAATCAAACCGGAAGACCTCGTATCAGCAACACAAGGACAGTTTGCAGACTTTACTTAGTCATGTCTATTATGACTGGTGAAATATCTCCTGAGGCGTAGGGAAAGAGATACGGCAACCATAAACAACAGGATAACGATTGCCGATACCAAAAGACTGCTTGCCCAACGAAGATAGACAGCACCTGTTTGGTAGCGGGTGAGTGCACCATCAAACACTGTACTGGAAATGAAGAGAACCACCATCGACCCGAGCACAATATCAGCAATGGGAATCCTGTTTCCCTTTCTATTGGCAAACCAGAAGAGGAACAGAGAGGATCCACCCAAAAGTGCAAGGAGTGTTGGTATGGCTACTGGAAGGAACCAAGTAAAGGAACCAGAGACAACCACGTTGATAAGCGCTACATAGAAGAGAGTAGTCAACACACTTAGTGCTACACCTCCCTTCGCATGCTTCTTTGCCCATCTGGTCCAAGGAAACACCCCATACATCCAGAACATTGCAATGCCACCAGCTGCAACTAGTGACCAAGCCCATGAAAAATCATACCCATCAAGCCCAAGAAGCAAGATTGCAGCATTCAGGCTTTGCCAACTTGCATGATTGATATAATGGGGTTTTGTCAGAACGATGGAAACAAGGCTTACAGCAGCCATGGCTATACAGAACAGAGGAATGAAGGCATACGCCAAGGCTCCAGAAAAGAAAAGGGAGAGCCCAACGGTAATCTCGCTGACCACAAACAAGGCCACGATTAATTCAACCAAGCCTTTTCTTGCCTTGGTTATACCACGGGTTCCCTCTGGTGGCAATTTCTTTGCAAAGAGAGGCTCGCTTAAGGTTTCCTCCATTCCTGGGGGAAGCTGGACCTCCGTTCCGCATAATGGGCAGGTCTTTGCCCCACTGGATAGCTTAACTCCACATTGTACGCAATATGCCATGGCTGTATTTACCTCGTATCTTCCCTGTTGGTTGCAATTTCGACTTGGATACCATCTTCCACCAAGAAGGTACAGAAGAGCCGCTCCAAGGAGGTGTCTGTTGCATAGAAACTGTTGAAATTCACCACTATCCTATCGAGATAGCCGATGACCGACAAGCTTATCTTGTTCAGCAACCCGGGGCTCAGATGGAAGTCACAACGCAATACCTGCCTCTGCAATTGAGGCGGTAGCGCAACATACCCAAGATTTGAGATTACTCCACTGTACTGATCATCTCCAAGAAAATCCGAGAGGAGCTTGAACAGAGGATTCTTCAATGCAGTGGGGGCAAAACGAATCAGGGGGATTCTTTCCCCCGATACATTTCGCTTGATCTGGCTCAACAACCGTTTTTTTGACTGCGCCTGAACCATCTGCAAATGAACCTCAGTGGCAATCTCATCAAACTCATAGAAGCCTAATGCTGGCTCAATACCGACAACGGCAAACAGGGTAAAATTCCTCATCGTATCATAGCCGAATATTCTTCTCAGATTCATAGGGACAGAAAGTCGTATAGGCTTGCGCTGCTTCTGGCTAGGAATCTCTTCAATTTGCAGTTGTTGCAGACTGTAGAGATAGACTGATGAGAGGTACTCCCCTATGGTAAGTGACCTCTCTTTTGCCCGTTCCTTGATCTGCTCGGTTAAAACGGTTGCGCTGATTACCTTTACCCGATCATCAAATGGACCGTTTCCCTTGCGATGATAGGCTTTGCTAATCGTAGGATAGGATGGTACATGCTTATCGTAGAGATGTTGGAATGGGTCACTAAACTCCTGCTTGGCGGGTCGCACCCGATAATCCAATCCACTGGAGAACTTGACCTGTTGTATTCCTGCATGATGACAGTACCGTTCAACCAATAGCTTGAGGTAGTTCATTGCCCCAGAGCCGTCTGTAAGAGCATGAAAACACTCCAATGCTATTCGATGTTCACTATAGAGCACCTTAAAAAGGTACCCATTGTTCTCCTTGAACGCAAATCGCCCGCTGGGATAACTTCCCTCTTCATGGACAACTGGCTCTGCATCATTGGGAGAGAGGTAATACCAGAAAAAACCAGTATGTAGGCGAACCTTCGCATAGGAACAACGATACAGGAGGTCGTGCAATGCCTGCTCCAGGATCGTTTTCTTTATGGTGAATGAAAAATCCATGGAGACACGGAATGTATTCGCATTGAATACAGCCTCGGTGGGAGGATAGATCAATGCAGAGTTATCGAGAGCGATGAAACCTTCTGGTGCAAAATTTTGGATACGTTTCATTATAATTCGCTGTTTTTCACTCCATGCTTATAGAAAGGCGTCTTCACCAGCTTCGCCTTTTTTCGTTGCCCGTGGATTTCAATGTCCACAGTGTCACCGAACTTGAGTCCGGCCTCTCGTTTGATCAGTATATAGGCACAGAAGATTCCCAAGGTAGGGCTTTTTGTCCCACTGGTTACATACCCGATATCCTCATCTTCCAGAAATACGCGATAACCACTACGTGGAACCGCTTTTTCCACCATCTCTATGCCTCTCAGCGTTCTGGGAATACCCGCTTCTTTCTGGACAAGCAAAGCATCCCTTCCACAGAAATCACTCTTTTCCAGCTTCACAAACATGGAAAGATTTGCTTCCAATGGGGTAATAGTATCGCTGATCTCGTGGCCGTACAATGGCAGTTTTGCTTCCATGCGCAAGGTGTCACGACTTCCCAGACCACAACAGATAAGGCCAAATGGCTTGCCTGCTTCCAACAGGATATCCCAGAGCAGGGGTCCATCTTCAGCAGCACAATACAGCTCATACCCATCTTCCCCTGTGTACCCTGTTCGGCTGATAAGTGCCATCACCTCCCCTACTTCACACTGGCTGCGGAAGCGGAAGGTTTGCAAGCTATTACAATCAGGCAACAAGGTAGAGAGTATCTGGGAAGCGAGAGGACCCTGCAAAGCCAACAGAACCGTTGCATCGGAAATGTCCTGTACCATCGGGCATTCCCCTGCTTTGGGATTGCCTTGCTTGATCCATTCCAGGTCCTTCTCACAATTGGATGCGTTCATTACAACCATGAAAGAGATATCGGAGCGGCGGTAGATGAGCAAATCATCAACCACCGTTCCATCAGGATAACACATCAGTGTATAGCGGCATTGCCCGACCTGCATATCACTGATTGAGTTCGTGCAGAGATAATCAAGATAGGAGGCTGCTGTCTCCCCACTTACATTACACTCACCCATGTGGGAGACATCAAACAGTCCCGCACGTTCTCTCACAGCGTTATGCTCACCAAGGATACCTGTCTCAAATTGCACAGGCAATTCCCAACCTCCAAAGTCGATCAACTTGACCCCAGGATAGTTTCTATATCGCTCATACAGTGGTGTGTGTTTCATGGATATCCTTTGCTTATGCCAAGGCAATCATTTCAATTTCTACTGAGACGTCCTTAGGTAGCTTTGCAACCTGAACCGCGGAACGAGCTGGAAGGATTCCTTCACCAAAATAGGATGCATAGACCTCATTGACTGCTCCAAAGTCATCCATGTTCTTCAGGAACACGGTTGCCTTGACGACCTTTGAAAGATCGGTACCAGCTTCTGCCAGAACGGCTTTTAGGTTTTCAAATACTTGTTTTGCCTGATTCGCTGCATCCCCGCCTACCAACTCGTTGGTTGTTGGATCGACAGGAAGTTGTCCACTCGTAAAGACGAAGGGACCTGCGACAACAGCTTGGCTGTATGG
It encodes the following:
- a CDS encoding RidA family protein, whose amino-acid sequence is MMFQLKKTQVSTANAPAAIGPYSQAVVAGPFVFTSGQLPVDPTTNELVGGDAANQAKQVFENLKAVLAEAGTDLSKVVKATVFLKNMDDFGAVNEVYASYFGEGILPARSAVQVAKLPKDVSVEIEMIALA
- the gcvT gene encoding glycine cleavage system aminomethyltransferase GcvT → MKHTPLYERYRNYPGVKLIDFGGWELPVQFETGILGEHNAVRERAGLFDVSHMGECNVSGETAASYLDYLCTNSISDMQVGQCRYTLMCYPDGTVVDDLLIYRRSDISFMVVMNASNCEKDLEWIKQGNPKAGECPMVQDISDATVLLALQGPLASQILSTLLPDCNSLQTFRFRSQCEVGEVMALISRTGYTGEDGYELYCAAEDGPLLWDILLEAGKPFGLICCGLGSRDTLRMEAKLPLYGHEISDTITPLEANLSMFVKLEKSDFCGRDALLVQKEAGIPRTLRGIEMVEKAVPRSGYRVFLEDEDIGYVTSGTKSPTLGIFCAYILIKREAGLKFGDTVDIEIHGQRKKAKLVKTPFYKHGVKNSEL
- a CDS encoding zinc ribbon domain-containing protein, with the protein product MAYCVQCGVKLSSGAKTCPLCGTEVQLPPGMEETLSEPLFAKKLPPEGTRGITKARKGLVELIVALFVVSEITVGLSLFFSGALAYAFIPLFCIAMAAVSLVSIVLTKPHYINHASWQSLNAAILLLGLDGYDFSWAWSLVAAGGIAMFWMYGVFPWTRWAKKHAKGGVALSVLTTLFYVALINVVVSGSFTWFLPVAIPTLLALLGGSSLFLFWFANRKGNRIPIADIVLGSMVVLFISSTVFDGALTRYQTGAVYLRWASSLLVSAIVILLFMVAVSLSLRLRRYFTSHNRHD
- the ybaK gene encoding Cys-tRNA(Pro) deacylase yields the protein MKKTNAMRILEAQAIPYEVVEYTWDEEHLDAVHASEVAGLEPSQVFKTIVLEDSEKQIFVFCLPADFSVSLKKVRALTGSKDIALLKLDRLQSVTGYIRGGCSPLGMKRQFPTFIEEVAQMEPYIHVSAGIRGLQLKIKPEDLVSATQGQFADFT